A window of Myxococcales bacterium genomic DNA:
CGAGGACCATGGGCCCCTCTCGCGAGGGCGTGAGGCGCCACTCGGCGTGGACGCCGTCGTACGCGCGACCGAGAGCGCCGCGCGCCACGACGACTTGGTCCCGCACGAGGCGGGCCGCGCGTTGCCGACGCATCGGGACGGTGGACCCCAGGTCGACGCGGTCCGCGATGACGAGCAACGTCCCGCTCGGATCGACGCGGACGCGCTCGCCCTCGTCGGTCACGAGATAGAACGGTCGCGCTTCGATGCGACGACCGACCTCCAACCACGCGTGACCCTGGGTCGTTCCGCCGCGGTTCTGAGCCTGCTCGTCGATCGTGAGCCCGACCACGACGTCGCCGGCGCTCGCAAGCTCGACGCGACCGCGCACCGCTCCGTGAGGGCCTCCGACGAGCGGCCCACCGAGGCCCGCTCGATCCCGCTCCGCGAGCTTCGCCAGGCGCGCGGCCTGGACCCAAGCGACGACGAGACCTGCGATTCCACCGACGAAGAACAGCGCCACGAGCGCAGCGCTCAGCATCCACGGGAGGTGGTTGTCGGCGATGAGCTGGGGTCGAAGGAGCTCTTCGGTGGGGACCAACACAGCCGCATCCTAGCGCGTCCACGGCCGCGTTGCCCCCCCCCCGCGCTCCACGCCGCGCGTAAGCGACTCAGAGCGACGCGGGGCCTCGGTACGGGCCGCCGCCACCGAACGCGAGGCGACCGCGCCACGGGCTCGCCGAGCCGTCCACGATCTGCGCGAGGCGCTCGCGCTGCATCGGGTCGAGCACCTCGTGGATGCTTCGGAACGCGGCGACCACGGCCTGCTCCGCGCGCTCGTAGGCTGCGCGGCCCCCGGCCTGCGCCTCCGCGAAGGTGGCCGCATCCGGCCCCTCGGCTCGAATCGCCGCGGCGAGGTTCGCGCGCTGGGCGCGGCCCGCCACTCGGGCCTCGCGCGCCGTGGTCCACGCCTCCTCGAGGGCGCTCCGGATCACCTTCTCCTGGCCGGGTGTCGTGTCGAGTGAGCGAAAGACCCAGCGGAGCCAGCGACTGCGCCCGAGGCGCAGACCGCCGCCGCCGCAGCTCCCATTGTGAGACCTCCGAACGAGCTTGACGACGAGCCTCACGGCGAGCGCGGTGGCGAGGATGGTGAGCGCGGGGACGAGCAACATGACAGACCTCCAGAGGACGTTGGAACCGCGGCTCGGGGAGCGCCGCGGGGGGAGCCGTCAATGTGGGTCGTCGACGCCGCTGCGCTGCCGCGAGGCGGGTAAAGACGTGTAAACCGGTGCACCACAAAACACGACGCGCCGCACTCGCGAGCTGTCTCGCGGGGGCGGCGCGGACGCGGCGCGGACGCGGCCAGGTCGCTCAGAAGTCGAACTTGCCCAAGCTCCCCAGGTTCCGGCAGGCCTCGACGACCCGGGCCGCCATGCCCTTCTCGGCGAGGTGGAGCCACACGCGCGGATCGATGTGCTTCTTGTTGGGCTTGGTGTCGCCCTCGGGGTTGCCGAGCTGGCTCTTCAGGTAGGCGTCCTTCTCGTCCATGTACTTCTTCACGGGCGAGAGGAAGGCCCACTGCGTGTCCGTGTCGATGTTCATCTTCACGACGCCGTAGGAGACGGCCTCGGCGATCTCGTCGGGCGAGGAGCCCGAGCCGCCGTGGAAGACGAACGAGACCGGCTTCACCCCGGTCTTGCGCTCGGCCTGGATGTGCTCCTGGCTGCTCTTCAGGATCTTCGGCGTGAGCTTCACGTTCCCCGGGGCGTACACCCCGTGCGTGTTGCCAAACGAGGCCGCCACGGTGAAGTCGCCGACGGCGTGGAGCGCGTCGTAGGAGGCGAGCACGTCGGCCGGCTGCGTGTAGAGCTTCGCGTTGTCGACGCCCGAGTTGTCGACGCCGTCTTCCTCGCCGCCCGTCACGCCGAGCTCGATCTCGAGCGTCATGCCGAGCTTCGCCATGCGCGCGAGGTAGGAGCGCGAAATCTCCAGGTTCTCCGCGAGGGGCTCCTCGGAGAGGTCCAGCATGTGCGCGCTGAAGAGCGGCGCGCCGGTGGCGGCGAAATACGCCTCGCCGGCGTCGAGCAGCCCATCGACCCACGGGAGGAGCTTCTTCGCGCAGTGGTCGGTGTTGAGGATGACGGGCACGCCATACGCCTCCGCCAGAGTGCGGACGTGGTGAGCGCCCGCGATCGCACCTTGCACCGACGCGACGTGCTTGCCGTTGTCGAGGAACTTGCCTGCGTTGAACTGGGCGCCGGTGTGCGAATACTGCACGATGACCGGCGACTTCGCCTCGCGCGCGGCCTGGAGGACCGCGTTCGTCGAGTTGCTACCGATGACGTTCACGGCGGGGAGCGCGCACGACTCGCTCTTGCAGTAGTCGAACACTTCCCGCAGCGCGTTGCCGGCGAGGACGCCGGGCTTCAGCTTGAGGTTGGCCATGCGCGGCACCATACCACCTCGAGCGCGACAGTGCGCGTCAGGCAGCGGGGCCGAGCGGCGTTCGACGCGAGGCCGGGCCGGCTCAGCGGGTGGGCCGGAGCACCTCGGGGAAGGCACGCTCGACGGCGACCTGAAAGAGCCTATCGTGGGCGCCGCCGCCGGGGAGCGACACCTGCACGAAGCGCCGGTCGCGAGGCCCTGCGGCCGGATTGGCGAACAGCGTGGCGCGAAACGGACCGAAGTCCCGCTCCCATGTGTGCGTCTGGTAGTATGCGAAGAGGCGAGTCGAGGGCGCGGCGAGCAGCAGCGTCTCGGCCACGCCCTGGTCGAAGCAGGTGTCGGCGAGGATGACCGCGTGCGGCGCGGGGTCGCGGGCGCTCGCGGCGCGGAGGGCGCTCCCGTGCAGGTTGCACCCACCGCCGGAGTGCGCGAAGACGATGATCTGGGTCCGGTCGATCTCGGCGCGCCCTGCGAGCGCGGCCGACGCGCGGTCGACGAAGTCGGCGAGGTCGAACGCCTGCCACATGCCCCACGGCCGCGCGGCGTCGCGGGTCTGGCTTGGCGCCGCGACGAGGAACGGCGCCGTCTTGCCCTCGGCTTGCAGGCGCTCGAAGTACGGGCGCATGTCGGGCGTGCCGCGCCCACCGAGCCACTTGTGCAGCGGGCCGTCCTGGTTCAGGCCGTGGAAGAAGACCACGAGCGGTACGCGCGCGCCGCGAGGCAGGGCGCTCGGCACCACCACGAGCCCGGCCTGCGCGGCCAGACGCTCGGGCACGTAGCGCGGCGCTCCGTAGGGGAACACGATGTCGTCGTGCGCGTGCGCGCGGCGGCCGACGAGGAGGCTCGCGAGGAGGCCCGCCGCGCCGACCAGCAGGCCCGCGAGCCGCGGGACCCGCGAAGATCTCACTGGATCGACCAGGTGAGCTTCACCGTGCCCGACTGGTTGACGCCACCGCCCTCGAGCACGACGTAGTACGTGGAGCCGAGGGTCACGGGGAACGTGAGGGTCTCGCCGCCGTTGCCGACCACGGTGTTCGCGCAGACCTGGTTCGCGAGGACGTTGCCCGTCGGCGCGCAGGTCTCCGAGAGGTAGAGCATGTGATCAAAGGTGGCAGAAGAGCCCACCGTGCGAAGCATGCCCGTCTTATGTGCCGTGACCGCGAACACGCGCTCGGCGGTGAGCGAGCCCGATGTGGCACCGCACGCGGGCTGGGTCGTGTAGTCGTTCACGAACGGCGCGGCCGTCGTCGCCGTGTACACGACCGGCTCGGTCCACACGTGCACCGGCATGCCTGGGCACTTGTCCGAGCTCGTCGGCGCCCCCTCGAGCTTGCACGTCGTGCTGCAGCCGTCGTTCGCCGTGCGGTTTCCGTCGTCGCACTCTTCGCCGGCCTCGATCTTCCCGTTCGAGCAACCGACGGCGCCGTCGCTCGCGTCGGTCCGCGCGTCGCCGCCCGCGTCGAGGGGCGGGTCGGGCGGGAACGAGGCGTCGTTGTCGGGCGGCGGCTCGATGGGATCGCCGAAGCAGGGCTCGCACGGGCCGTACGTCTTGCCGTCGTCGTTGCAGACGCGCGAGCCCTCTTCGCGGTTCGCGCAACGGCAATAGTAGGCGTCCCCAGGGCGGCACTCGTCCTTCGGTGGCGGCGTCGCGGGGGTGGAGCTGCACGCGGCCGCGAGCGCCACGACGGCCGCCGCCGTGGCGACGTGCGCGAGCAAGACGAGCCGCATGCGACGCCGAGGCAAGGCGCCCGGCGAGGGCGGGGTCGGGACGTGGGGAGCGCGGGCGTTCCTCATGGGATCTGGAAGCTCAAGGTGTAGTTGCCGCTCGCGCCGACCGCGCCCGACACGCCCACGTAGTACGTGGTGCCGGAGGTGACCGGGAAGGTCATGGTCTCGTCGAGGGGCGCCGTGGTGCCGCGATCGTTCGCGCACATCCTGGTCGCCATCGTGGCGGCGTTGTTGCAGTCGGTCCGGGCGCTGAGGACCAGGTTGTAGGTCGCGCCCGTGGTCTTCACCGTCATGGCGCCGGTGCGGTGGGCGGTGACCGCGTAGATGTGATCGGGAGAGGCGTTCGTCCCAGCGCCCGTGGTGCACGCACTGCCGGGCTCGTTCCAAGCGCTCGGGAAGCCCGTGGTCGTCCCCGCGCCCGTGACGGCGGCGGTCGTCCACACGTGCACCGGCTGGCCCGGGCACGCCTTGCCGCTGTCCGGGTTGCCGGCGACGTTTCGGCAGTCGTTGCCGCAGCCGTCGCCCTCGACCTTGTTGATGTCGTCGCAGGCCTCGCCGTCGTCTACCGTTCCGTCCCCGCAGAACGAGCCGGGGGTGAGCTTGAGCTTGACGCTGTAGGGTCCCGCCTGGCTGCTTCCCGCCGCACCATCGACTACGAGGTACACCGTGGTGCCCTTGATGACGTTGGCGTTGAGGACGCCGCTCTGGCCTGGGTTCAGCCCCTGCACACACGCCAACTGGGTCGCCTCGTCGCCGCAGGCAGACCGCAGATAGGCGATCGGGGCGAACTTCGGGTCGGGCACCACCGTGGCAGTGAGCTTGCCTGTGGCGGGCACATTGAGCGCGTACACGTGGTCGGGCGCGCCCTTCGCGCCCGCGCAGCCGCCCTCTCCCTTGAAGTCGTCGGCCGCCGCGGTCGTGTTGCCGGTGATCGTCACCTCCGAGCTCGCGTTCAGGGCCACGTTCTGCCCATCGCACTTCTCGGCCGCGGGCGTCTGCGGGGTAGGCGGACCCGCCTCGACGGGCTGCGGGACGGCCGCATCGCCGGTCTGCGGATCGGGCACCTCACCGCACGGGAGGTTCTCGCCGAGCGCGCACGGGTCGAAGCTCTCGCCGTCGTCTTTGCAGAGCTTCGTCCCCTCTTTCTTGTCGGCGCACCGGCAGAACACGTACGTGCCCGGTGTGCAGATCTTCGGCCCCCCGGCGTCGGCGGCCACCTCTGTGCCGGAGCAGCCTCCGGTGAGCGCCGCGGCGCCGAACGCGACGCCGAACAGCGCGAGCAGCGTGCCGGCGGAGGTCGAGACGGCACGAAGGAGAGGTGCGAGGCGCGCGACCGGACGGGAGGCGCGGGGGCTCCCGTGGAGGGGCTTACGATTCATCGGGGCTCCGGTGGGGCCGCCGGCGGAGCCGACGACCGATGGCAAGCAGAAGAAGAGTGCCAGCGCCGGCGAGTCCGGTCACTGCCGCGGAGAGAGACGGCGCGCCGTCGACACCGGGCGCGAGGGCCCCCGCGAGCGGAGCCCCTCCCGGGCCCGACGCCGCGCAGCCGCTCGGCGCCTCAGCGCCAGGTCCGGGCGCCGCCGGATCGGCGCACGTGGGGCTGTAGCCGCCGCGTGGCTCCTGGTTGCAGGCGGCGGTGCTCGTGGGCGGGTACGCAGCGCACACGGCCTTCTTGTCGTCGTCGGAGAGCTCTCGAATGGCGACGGTGCCGGGCGCGTACGCGGCGAACATGGTGGCGCGCTCGTTCGCGGAGTGCCCGATGCCGAGGAAGTGGCCCACCTCGTGGGTCAAGATCGCCTGGAGATCGTAGGCGATCTTCCCTGGCTCGTCCGACACGGTGACCTGGTTGAAGGCGGTGTTGACCTCGATGTCGGCGTCGAAGATCTCGCCCGTCGTGGTGTCGAACGTGGTGCTGGTCTTCGCGAGCGTGCCGTCGATCCCGCGGTACTTCCAGTCGTTGTCCTGGAAGAGCACCACGTTCACGTTCTTGCCCTCTTTGTTGTATTCTGCACGCTTGCACTCGATGTCTTCGAGGGCGACGAAGGCCATCTTCGAGAGCTTCCCGCCGCCGCAGTCGACCTCGCTCCACGAGCGAAACGATTTCATGATGGCGGTGCGGGTCTGCCGCACGTCGAGCGACGCCGTGCCGAGACGGTTCATGTGAAACGATATGCAGGACGTGTTCCAGCGGAGGGCCGCGCCCTCCTTGGTGCAGCCCTCGTCGTCCTTGAGGCACGTCTTCTTGTCGGAGTCCTTGCACGTCGTGTTCTGGCAGAAGGCGGAGGCCGCCTGCGGCGAAATCCACGTCGCCAGGGCGAGGACGGCTGCGAGCCGACGGGCGACGGCGTGCACGCGCGGGGTTCGCTGGGTCGCGCGGCTAGCGCCGCTCCCTCGGGTGGGGCGTCCGTGGCGGGTCATCCGAGGACAAATGTACGCCGAAGCGCCGCCGAGGGCACGGACTTCACGCGCCGGCTCGGGTGGCCACGCGAGACGACGCTTGCGCGCACCGCCCGCGAAGGCTAGCACGGCGCCGTGAGCGAGCCGGAAAAGGAAGACCTCGAGGGGCTTGAGGAGGGCTGGGATTTCGAGATCCCTCGCATCTCGACGTCCGTCCCGAAGCCCGCGCCGTCATCGGCGCTCAGCCTCGACACGATCGAGTCCGGCTGGGCCTCCCAGCCCGATCTCGCGTTGTTCGCAGCCAAGGCCGAGGCCGAGGACCTCGCCCGCGCGAAGGCCAAGGCCGACGAAGACGCCCGCGCGAAGGCCAAGGCCGACGAAGACGCCCGCGCGAAGGCCAAGGCCGACGAAGACGCCCGCGCGAAGGCCAAGGCCGACGAGGACGCCCGCGCGAAGGCCAAGGCCGACGAGGACGCCCGCGCGAAGGCCAAGGCCGACGAAGACGCCCGCGCGAAGGCCAAGGCCGACGAAGAAGAGCGCAGGGCCAAGGCCGACGAAGACGAGCGCAGGGCCAAAGGAGAGGCCCGACGCCTCGAAGAAGAGGCCCGACGCGCGAAGGCCAAGGCCGACGACGACGCCCGCGCGAAGGCCAAGGCCGACGAAGAAGAGCGCAGGGCCAAGGCCGACGAAGAAGAGCGCAGGGCCAAAGGAGAGGCCCGACGCCTCGAAGAAGAGGCCCGACGCGCGAAGGCCAAGGCCGACGAAGAGGCTCGCGCGAAGGCCCGCGCCGAGGAAGACGCTCGCCGCGCGAAAGCCCGCGCCGAGGAAGACGCTCGCCGCGCCGCGCTGAAGGCCGCCGACGACGCGCGCAAGGCCAAGGCCGAGGAGGAGGCCCGACGGATCAGGACCGAGGCCGAGGCTCGCGCGAAGGCCCGCGCCGAGGAGTACGCCCGCGCAAAGGCCAAGGCCGAAGAGGCCCGCACACAGCTGCCGACCGCGCCGAGCGCCTCGCAGCCGCCGGCGTCGACGAGGGTGCCGACCTCGACGCGCCCGCCCTACTCCGTGCTGACGCCGCCGGTCTCGGCGACGCCCGACACCGTGAAGAGCGCGGAATCGATCGCCGCCGCGACGCCCTCCTCCGTTCGCCCGGCCGCCGCCGCGACGCCCTCGTCCGTCCGGCCCGCGGAGACCGCGCCCGCAGCCCCCACCTCCGTGCGCCCCGCTCCAGCCGCCGCTGTCGCTCCCACGCCCGCAGCGCCTGCCTCCGTGCGCCCCGCTCCAGCCGCCGCTGCGGCCGCCGTCGCTCCCACGACGGCAGCGCCTCCCTCCGTGCGCCCCGCGGCGATGGCCCCCGCCGCGGTGGCCGCCGCGCCCGCCGCCGTCCGACCCCCGCCCGCTCCCGCCGCGACGCCGCCGGCGGCGCAGGCTACGCCCCGCGCCGCCAAGCCCGCACCTGCCCCCTCCGTTCCGGCGGAGGCCCCCGCGAAGCCCGCGGCGACCGCCGCCGCGAAGCCCGCGCCCACGCCCAGCGCCGCGAAGTCCTCCCCTCCGGCCGCCGCCGCGGAGGCGAAGAAGGCCGCGCCCGCCCCCGTCGCGGTCAAGCCCGCGCCCGCTCCAGCCGCCGCCGTGGCCAAGCCTACCTCGCCGACCGCGCCCGCGGCCGCGAAGGCCTCCTCTCCAGCGCCCGCGGTGCCGGCCATGTCGCGCAAAGAAAAGAACCGGCAGAAGGCCCTCGCGAAGAAGGAGCGTCAGCGCGACAAAGACGCGCAGATCTCCGCGAACCAAAAGAAGAAGCAGAAGAAGGGCGGAAAGCCCAGCGTGCCTCCGTCGGCCGAGGTCGCGCCGGGCCCGTCGGGCGCGAAGAAGCCCGAGGCCGCCGCGAAGAGCAAGCCGGCCGCCCCCCCCCCGACGGCGAGCAAGCCCACCGGGGGCCCCGCGGCTGCGAAGGTCAAGCCCGCGAGCCCTTCGTCCACCACCAAGAAGAAGGACGCCGTCGCGAAGGCCGCGCCGACGGCGCCGGCGACCGACGAGCCGCTCACCATCGCCAAGGCGCCGTTTCCTTGGCCGATCGCCCTCGGCGTCGCCGCCCTCGTCCTCGTCGTGCTCGGATACGTCGCGCTGAAGAAGTGACGTCCCGGGGCCACCGTGAGCCGGGGCCCGCGCGCCGCATCGAGC
This region includes:
- a CDS encoding matrixin family metalloprotease produces the protein MTRHGRPTRGSGASRATQRTPRVHAVARRLAAVLALATWISPQAASAFCQNTTCKDSDKKTCLKDDEGCTKEGAALRWNTSCISFHMNRLGTASLDVRQTRTAIMKSFRSWSEVDCGGGKLSKMAFVALEDIECKRAEYNKEGKNVNVVLFQDNDWKYRGIDGTLAKTSTTFDTTTGEIFDADIEVNTAFNQVTVSDEPGKIAYDLQAILTHEVGHFLGIGHSANERATMFAAYAPGTVAIRELSDDDKKAVCAAYPPTSTAACNQEPRGGYSPTCADPAAPGPGAEAPSGCAASGPGGAPLAGALAPGVDGAPSLSAAVTGLAGAGTLLLLAIGRRLRRRPHRSPDES
- a CDS encoding periplasmic heavy metal sensor, producing MLLVPALTILATALAVRLVVKLVRRSHNGSCGGGGLRLGRSRWLRWVFRSLDTTPGQEKVIRSALEEAWTTAREARVAGRAQRANLAAAIRAEGPDAATFAEAQAGGRAAYERAEQAVVAAFRSIHEVLDPMQRERLAQIVDGSASPWRGRLAFGGGGPYRGPASL
- the fbaA gene encoding class II fructose-bisphosphate aldolase — translated: MANLKLKPGVLAGNALREVFDYCKSESCALPAVNVIGSNSTNAVLQAAREAKSPVIVQYSHTGAQFNAGKFLDNGKHVASVQGAIAGAHHVRTLAEAYGVPVILNTDHCAKKLLPWVDGLLDAGEAYFAATGAPLFSAHMLDLSEEPLAENLEISRSYLARMAKLGMTLEIELGVTGGEEDGVDNSGVDNAKLYTQPADVLASYDALHAVGDFTVAASFGNTHGVYAPGNVKLTPKILKSSQEHIQAERKTGVKPVSFVFHGGSGSSPDEIAEAVSYGVVKMNIDTDTQWAFLSPVKKYMDEKDAYLKSQLGNPEGDTKPNKKHIDPRVWLHLAEKGMAARVVEACRNLGSLGKFDF